In one window of Desulfonatronum thioautotrophicum DNA:
- the atpB gene encoding F0F1 ATP synthase subunit A has product MAGDIQYVLILKEGLDAVGVHFPKEYIHIVYSWVIIAGLIFLGWLATRRLTLVPGKSQNVWEAMIGGMEDFVVQNMGEAGRKVFPVLFTLFIYILFCNLSGLIPGADAPTANINTNIGMAVFIFLYYNYWGFKLHGLHYIKHFTGPFWWLAPLMLPIELISHLARPLSLTLRLFGNIRGEEIVIALMFFLAPILGSLPIFMLFVLMKTMQAFIFFMLSLMYIKGAFEEAH; this is encoded by the coding sequence ATGGCTGGAGACATTCAATACGTACTCATTTTGAAAGAAGGCCTGGATGCGGTGGGAGTACATTTTCCCAAGGAGTACATTCATATCGTGTACTCGTGGGTCATCATCGCTGGGCTGATCTTCCTTGGCTGGCTGGCCACCAGGAGGCTCACGCTCGTTCCAGGAAAAAGCCAAAACGTCTGGGAGGCGATGATCGGAGGCATGGAAGACTTTGTCGTCCAGAACATGGGCGAAGCCGGCCGCAAGGTGTTCCCGGTGCTTTTCACCCTGTTCATCTACATCCTCTTCTGCAACCTTTCCGGCTTGATCCCCGGAGCGGACGCCCCGACGGCCAATATCAACACCAACATCGGCATGGCCGTTTTTATCTTCCTTTACTACAATTATTGGGGATTCAAACTCCACGGCCTGCACTACATCAAACACTTCACCGGCCCCTTCTGGTGGCTGGCCCCGCTCATGCTGCCCATTGAACTGATCAGCCACCTGGCTCGGCCATTGTCGCTCACCCTGCGACTTTTCGGAAACATCCGCGGTGAGGAAATCGTTATTGCCTTGATGTTTTTCCTGGCGCCGATCCTTGGCTCCCTGCCCATCTTCATGCTCTTCGTACTGATGAAGACCATGCAGGCGTTCATCTTCTTCATGCTCTCCCTGATGTACATCAAGGGGGCCTTTGAGGAAGCCCACTAA
- a CDS encoding ATP synthase subunit I: MRLPGRINLKIETFLRKKGFHLNDVRILVRNQIYFFVLACALMVPFRIAPWAVAFAAGCALSTLNFWHLAKGLQSIVHNPDGAVAASLIRFYGRLALSGLALFGLIIWASLPLAALIAGLSTVIVNILFWGVFRYHRQKVKEA; this comes from the coding sequence ATGCGGCTGCCCGGCAGAATAAACCTCAAGATTGAAACCTTCCTCCGAAAAAAAGGTTTCCATCTGAATGACGTTCGCATCCTGGTTCGCAATCAGATATATTTTTTTGTACTTGCTTGCGCCCTCATGGTTCCTTTCAGAATAGCTCCATGGGCTGTTGCTTTTGCTGCGGGGTGCGCACTCAGTACGTTGAATTTCTGGCACCTGGCAAAAGGGTTGCAATCCATTGTGCATAATCCCGATGGTGCCGTCGCTGCTTCGTTGATTCGGTTCTATGGCCGCCTGGCCTTGAGCGGACTGGCCCTTTTTGGACTGATCATCTGGGCGAGTCTGCCCTTGGCAGCCCTGATCGCCGGGTTGTCAACGGTCATCGTGAATATCTTGTTCTGGGGAGTGTTCCGGTATCACCGGCAAAAAGTGAAGGAGGCTTGA
- a CDS encoding tetratricopeptide repeat protein, producing MKTPPVSPVPAPKANRAHPQPVQSASRHAGHHQGREAPAQARASNSAPGSLLPAYVIATSNDVNFEQDRENLRRLGMIMNCRLTSAGAVLDFIRHNSIQTIILDSSVSGCNLPDLIFQIRKYLRATPLNMLVISDISAEHFVVDVITAGCTGFIIRPYTLDTLKRHMRIKPEADAIHVSEELLAQGQSLLATGDYEAAIGEFKEIVAEKESEEGDEARRYFEMGMQYLLERKFGKAIVAFNNALRLNSLFIKAYEGLAEAYHGRGDMRNYQVYLQKAADEYARMDQFAEVKRVFAKITKQDIHAPNAYNTLGIELRHKKLYAEAVHAYINALKLSPQDENIYYNLAKAQMFAKLFDDALSSIRRCLELNADHSEALDLYRLFTKVDWNDDKTAKVAENNKALNQIAND from the coding sequence ATGAAAACGCCCCCAGTCTCCCCTGTTCCCGCACCGAAAGCAAACCGTGCACACCCGCAGCCGGTGCAATCTGCCTCGCGTCATGCAGGTCATCACCAAGGACGCGAGGCACCCGCACAGGCTCGCGCCTCCAACAGCGCCCCTGGAAGCCTGCTCCCTGCCTATGTCATTGCCACATCCAATGACGTAAACTTTGAACAGGACCGGGAAAATCTGCGCAGGCTGGGGATGATCATGAATTGCCGCCTGACTTCGGCCGGAGCGGTTTTGGACTTCATTCGGCACAATTCCATTCAGACCATTATCCTCGACTCATCGGTTTCCGGGTGCAACCTGCCCGATCTGATTTTTCAGATCCGCAAGTACTTGCGAGCCACTCCACTGAACATGCTTGTCATTTCGGATATATCTGCCGAGCACTTCGTCGTTGACGTCATAACCGCCGGATGTACCGGGTTTATCATCAGGCCGTACACTCTGGACACGCTCAAACGCCATATGCGCATCAAACCGGAGGCCGACGCCATTCATGTGAGCGAGGAGCTGTTGGCTCAGGGGCAAAGCCTCTTGGCTACGGGGGATTACGAGGCGGCCATTGGTGAATTCAAGGAAATCGTGGCTGAGAAGGAGAGCGAAGAGGGTGACGAGGCTCGGCGGTACTTTGAAATGGGCATGCAGTACCTTCTGGAACGAAAATTCGGCAAGGCCATTGTCGCCTTCAACAACGCCTTACGACTCAATAGCTTGTTTATCAAAGCCTACGAGGGACTCGCCGAAGCCTATCACGGGCGGGGAGACATGAGAAATTATCAAGTCTATCTGCAAAAAGCCGCTGATGAATATGCCAGGATGGATCAGTTTGCCGAAGTGAAACGGGTTTTTGCCAAGATCACCAAGCAGGATATCCATGCGCCCAACGCCTACAACACTCTGGGCATCGAGTTGCGGCACAAGAAATTGTATGCCGAGGCCGTTCACGCATATATCAATGCCCTCAAGCTCTCACCCCAGGACGAGAACATCTATTACAACCTGGCCAAGGCCCAGATGTTTGCCAAACTGTTCGATGACGCTTTGAGCAGCATCCGGAGGTGCCTTGAGTTGAACGCGGACCACTCCGAAGCGCTGGATCTGTATCGGCTGTTCACCAAAGTGGATTGGAACGATGACAAGACGGCCAAGGTGGCTGAAAACAATAAGGCTCTCAACCAGATAGCGAATGACTGA
- a CDS encoding Lon protease family protein produces MATPKALPSQKLRARLLPERIGYADSTEIPSTQTAPPMQPRALHALELGLNISKKEYNIFVVGEPQLGRTYLVQNFLLPRAAQRNTPPDWIYVYNFEDPDRPLAVSLPSGSAKGFKTELTAVVNRIRDEVPNRFAQDQYLRQKEKLVRQFQNSKEELILQMEEQADDHGFNVSFDEQGNVNLFPVVDGKVLNSGEVEKLDTGTRQKLRNEGDKTLDAMLGLLRQINAQEQALREAERILEREVLEQVLLEALDPFTAQYASHERLHGFLTALRADLLDNLDQFKLKESASQVSGPDVMVSADAFFERYTVNLFVDNSRLDGAPIIIEDNPTFFNLLGCIEREAEWGALFTDFSLLKAGALHRANGGFLVLHIEDVLQHPQAWEGLLRALRSMQIRIEDPGDHHETIRTKTITPEPIALQVKVILVGTDEAYDLLQAYDDRFAKLFKIKGQIQDTVTRTADSIRKYVQTMGRVIREDDLLPFDREALAWLVDYASRLAEDQKKLSLRLPIVREVMIEASAMGSMRRAPMVNRPLLEEAWEARNYRANLYEEEFLSEYDRQLIKVATTGSAVGQANGLSVTFLGDYELGLPHQISCSVGVGHGGIIDLEREAELGGPIHTKGMMILKSYLLKLFAQNKPVVLNASLCFEQSYAQVDGDSASGAELAALISALSGHPNNLALAFTGAVSQSGAIMAVGGVTRKVEGFFEVCRRRGLTGEQGVILPEDNVVHLMLKQDVVQAVEEGQFHIYPVCCIEQALEILTGLPAGRRLRNGSFSAGSLYRLADDRLKELEELATRDSSARKSRQRTTKASKATKAPVPSPGSAVQRR; encoded by the coding sequence ATGGCTACACCAAAAGCTTTACCCTCTCAAAAGTTACGCGCCCGGCTCTTGCCTGAGCGCATCGGCTACGCTGACAGCACCGAGATCCCCAGTACGCAAACGGCCCCACCCATGCAGCCCAGGGCGTTGCATGCCCTGGAGTTGGGCCTGAATATTTCCAAAAAAGAATATAATATTTTCGTTGTCGGTGAACCGCAATTAGGCCGGACCTATCTCGTACAAAATTTTCTCCTTCCGCGAGCCGCCCAGCGCAACACCCCGCCGGACTGGATCTACGTGTATAATTTCGAGGATCCGGATCGTCCTTTGGCCGTCTCATTGCCCTCCGGCTCCGCCAAAGGGTTTAAAACGGAACTGACCGCTGTGGTGAACCGTATCCGTGACGAAGTTCCGAACCGGTTCGCTCAGGACCAGTATTTGCGCCAAAAAGAGAAGCTGGTCCGTCAGTTTCAAAATTCCAAAGAGGAGTTGATTTTGCAGATGGAGGAGCAGGCCGACGATCACGGCTTTAATGTCTCCTTTGACGAGCAGGGCAACGTCAATCTGTTTCCGGTCGTGGACGGGAAAGTCTTGAACAGCGGCGAAGTGGAAAAGCTGGATACGGGGACTCGCCAGAAGCTGCGCAACGAAGGGGATAAGACCCTGGATGCCATGCTCGGTCTGTTACGTCAGATCAATGCCCAGGAACAGGCACTCCGGGAAGCGGAACGGATTCTGGAGCGCGAAGTGCTGGAACAAGTGCTGCTGGAAGCACTGGATCCGTTTACGGCACAGTATGCAAGCCATGAGCGGCTTCATGGCTTTTTGACGGCATTGCGAGCAGATCTTCTGGACAACCTTGATCAGTTCAAGCTCAAAGAATCCGCAAGTCAAGTGAGCGGGCCTGACGTCATGGTCTCTGCCGACGCTTTTTTCGAAAGATACACGGTAAATCTGTTTGTGGACAACAGCCGTTTGGACGGGGCCCCAATTATTATCGAGGATAATCCCACGTTTTTCAATTTGCTGGGCTGCATCGAACGGGAGGCTGAGTGGGGTGCCTTGTTCACCGACTTCTCCCTGCTCAAAGCCGGGGCTCTCCATCGGGCCAACGGTGGCTTCCTGGTCTTGCACATCGAGGATGTGCTGCAGCATCCTCAAGCCTGGGAAGGGTTGTTGCGAGCCCTGCGCTCCATGCAGATCCGCATTGAAGATCCTGGCGATCACCATGAAACCATTCGGACCAAAACCATCACTCCGGAACCCATCGCGCTACAGGTCAAGGTCATCCTTGTCGGCACGGACGAAGCCTATGACCTGCTTCAGGCCTACGACGACCGGTTTGCAAAGCTGTTCAAGATCAAGGGGCAGATCCAGGATACCGTAACGCGCACCGCGGATTCTATCCGCAAGTACGTGCAGACCATGGGGCGAGTGATTCGGGAGGACGACCTGCTGCCCTTTGACCGGGAAGCGCTTGCCTGGTTGGTGGATTATGCCTCCAGGCTGGCTGAGGACCAGAAGAAGCTGTCCTTGCGACTGCCCATTGTGCGCGAGGTGATGATCGAGGCCTCGGCCATGGGATCCATGCGCCGGGCGCCCATGGTCAACAGACCGCTTCTGGAGGAGGCGTGGGAGGCTCGCAACTACCGGGCAAACCTTTACGAGGAGGAATTTCTCTCTGAATACGATCGGCAATTGATCAAGGTGGCCACCACCGGGAGTGCTGTCGGACAGGCCAATGGGCTTTCCGTCACCTTTTTGGGCGACTATGAACTGGGACTGCCGCATCAGATCTCCTGCAGTGTGGGTGTCGGGCATGGCGGAATTATCGACCTGGAGCGAGAGGCTGAGCTTGGAGGACCGATCCACACCAAGGGGATGATGATCCTGAAGAGCTATCTGCTCAAACTTTTTGCCCAAAACAAGCCCGTGGTCCTCAACGCCAGCCTGTGTTTTGAACAGAGTTACGCGCAGGTGGACGGCGATTCCGCCTCTGGAGCGGAACTGGCCGCATTGATTTCGGCCCTTTCCGGCCATCCGAACAACCTGGCCTTGGCCTTCACCGGTGCGGTCAGCCAGTCAGGGGCAATCATGGCCGTAGGGGGAGTGACGCGGAAGGTGGAGGGTTTTTTTGAAGTCTGTCGTCGCCGTGGCTTGACCGGCGAGCAGGGCGTTATTCTACCTGAAGACAATGTGGTGCATTTGATGCTCAAGCAGGACGTGGTGCAGGCCGTGGAGGAGGGGCAATTTCATATCTATCCGGTCTGCTGCATTGAACAGGCTTTGGAAATTCTGACCGGTCTGCCTGCCGGACGGCGCTTGCGGAACGGCTCGTTCAGCGCCGGCAGCCTCTACCGTCTTGCGGATGATCGACTCAAGGAACTGGAGGAATTGGCGACCAGGGATTCTTCTGCGCGGAAGTCTCGACAAAGGACGACCAAAGCGAGCAAAGCGACCAAAGCACCTGTCCCGTCACCCGGTTCGGCCGTGCAACGTCGGTGA
- a CDS encoding membrane protein, whose product MDIPEIWSALIWPLLKLTMFISLGLLFGQLIEALNWTKTVAAGVSPLLRLGRLSDIAGASFSLAFFSGISANSMLADAYEQGRISRRELIMSNLFNSLPTYFLHLPSVFFILAPLIGTAAVVYLGLTIGSALLRTLFILLFSRFFLPPPKERCVSCRLDEKGPVTFRDAVKRTIQRFKKRIVRVLSITVPIYVGFFLLNRWGAFTAMEGFMAQNLSWLSWLSPQAVGVVIFQMAAEFSAGAAAAGALLAAGSLGQKEVVLALLVGNILSSPMRAIRHQFPYYAGIFKPALAAKLIFWNQGLRVLSLLFVGAVYSIAF is encoded by the coding sequence ATGGATATCCCTGAAATTTGGTCGGCTTTGATCTGGCCTCTTCTCAAGCTGACCATGTTCATCAGCCTGGGGCTGCTTTTTGGCCAACTGATCGAGGCTTTGAACTGGACCAAGACCGTAGCCGCCGGAGTTTCTCCTTTGCTGCGTCTGGGCAGGCTTTCGGACATTGCCGGTGCCAGCTTTTCCCTGGCTTTTTTCTCTGGAATTTCTGCCAACTCCATGCTCGCGGATGCCTACGAGCAAGGCCGGATCAGTCGTCGGGAGTTGATCATGAGTAACCTGTTCAACAGCCTGCCCACCTATTTCCTGCACCTGCCCAGTGTCTTTTTCATTCTGGCCCCATTGATCGGCACGGCAGCCGTTGTCTATCTCGGGCTGACCATTGGATCAGCCCTGCTCCGAACCCTGTTTATTCTGCTTTTTTCCCGGTTTTTTCTGCCTCCACCCAAGGAACGGTGTGTTTCTTGCCGACTGGATGAAAAAGGCCCGGTGACCTTTCGGGACGCGGTCAAACGAACTATCCAGCGATTCAAAAAGCGCATCGTCCGGGTCCTCTCCATCACCGTGCCGATTTATGTCGGTTTTTTTCTCCTGAACCGCTGGGGGGCCTTCACAGCTATGGAGGGCTTTATGGCCCAGAACCTGAGCTGGCTTTCCTGGCTTTCGCCGCAGGCCGTGGGTGTGGTCATTTTCCAGATGGCCGCCGAATTCTCAGCCGGCGCAGCCGCGGCCGGTGCGCTGCTTGCTGCCGGTAGCCTGGGCCAAAAAGAAGTCGTTCTCGCGCTCCTGGTTGGCAACATCCTATCATCGCCCATGCGGGCCATTCGCCATCAATTTCCCTATTATGCGGGGATATTCAAGCCGGCTTTAGCCGCGAAACTGATCTTTTGGAACCAGGGACTGCGGGTACTGAGCCTGCTGTTCGTGGGCGCCGTCTATTCCATTGCCTTTTGA
- a CDS encoding TrpB-like pyridoxal phosphate-dependent enzyme, protein MDNRIHLPEADMPRQWYNVLPDLSPALAPPLDPTTQQPLGPEKLAAIFPMSVIEQEMSTQRWIDIPEPVWDIYRLFRPTPLVRAHRLEKAIGTKARIYYKNESLSPAGSHKPNTAIAQAYYNKLEGVRRLTTETGAGQWGTALSFACKMFGLECTVYMVRCSYEQKPYRGVLIRSYGAEVFPSPSDKTNAGRAVLAENPDSGGSLGLAISEAVEDAATHDDAKYSLGSVLNHVLLHQTIVGLEIQKQLALAGETPDALVGCVGGGSNFGGLVLPFVPERMHGKGPRFVAVEPKACPTLTKGEFRYDYGDMAKMTPLLKMHTLGSGYFPPPIHAGGLRYHGDAPIVSHLVDQGLVEPRAYYQNDVFEAARLFLQTEGFLPAPETSHAIKAAMDVAKESDPGTVIVFLYSGHGLLDLGAYDAFNQGRLKDDEFAECDLQKALATCPKINV, encoded by the coding sequence ATGGATAACCGCATCCACCTGCCTGAAGCAGACATGCCCCGCCAGTGGTACAATGTCTTGCCTGACCTCTCTCCCGCATTGGCTCCACCTCTGGATCCGACAACGCAGCAACCCCTGGGACCGGAAAAGCTGGCCGCCATTTTTCCCATGTCCGTTATCGAGCAGGAGATGTCCACGCAGCGCTGGATCGATATCCCGGAGCCGGTTTGGGACATTTATCGTCTCTTCCGTCCGACACCTCTGGTCCGTGCCCATCGCCTGGAAAAGGCCATCGGAACCAAGGCCAGAATCTACTACAAGAACGAATCCCTATCCCCGGCCGGCTCCCATAAGCCGAACACGGCGATTGCCCAGGCCTACTACAACAAACTGGAAGGCGTGCGCCGCCTGACCACCGAAACCGGGGCCGGCCAGTGGGGCACGGCCCTGTCCTTTGCCTGCAAAATGTTCGGCCTGGAGTGCACCGTGTACATGGTTCGCTGCAGTTACGAGCAAAAGCCCTATCGCGGCGTGCTGATCCGCTCCTACGGGGCCGAGGTCTTTCCCTCGCCCTCGGACAAGACCAATGCCGGTCGGGCCGTGCTGGCCGAGAATCCCGATTCCGGGGGCAGTCTTGGCTTGGCCATTTCCGAGGCCGTGGAGGATGCCGCCACCCACGACGATGCAAAGTACTCGTTGGGCAGCGTGCTCAACCATGTCCTGCTGCATCAAACCATTGTCGGCCTCGAAATCCAGAAACAGTTGGCCCTGGCCGGGGAGACTCCGGATGCACTGGTTGGCTGTGTGGGTGGAGGCAGCAATTTCGGGGGGCTGGTGTTGCCCTTTGTGCCGGAAAGAATGCATGGAAAAGGCCCGCGCTTCGTGGCCGTGGAACCCAAAGCCTGTCCGACCCTGACCAAGGGTGAGTTCCGTTACGATTACGGAGACATGGCCAAGATGACCCCGTTGCTGAAGATGCACACCCTGGGCTCGGGCTACTTCCCGCCGCCCATCCATGCCGGGGGTCTGCGCTACCACGGTGACGCCCCCATCGTTTCCCACCTCGTAGACCAGGGCCTGGTGGAACCCCGCGCCTACTACCAGAACGACGTGTTCGAGGCAGCCAGGCTGTTCCTTCAGACCGAAGGCTTCCTGCCCGCCCCGGAAACCTCCCACGCCATCAAGGCCGCCATGGACGTGGCCAAGGAAAGCGACCCCGGCACCGTGATCGTCTTTCTCTACTCCGGCCACGGTCTGCTTGACCTCGGAGCCTACGACGCCTTCAACCAGGGCAGGCTCAAAGACGACGAGTTCGCCGAATGCGACCTCCAGAAGGCCCTGGCTACGTGTCCGAAGATCAACGTGTAG
- a CDS encoding ATP-binding protein, whose protein sequence is MFSRWLSFPGDRSCLLVGPRRSGKTTLLRQRFPDFRYVTLDDLDILDWAEKDPKGLVQDLGPTGIIDEIQRHPRLTVAVKYAIDQHQALILMTGSSTLGLLDAAADTLAGRIDIFSLPTLCWGEEVGPPTHSIFTDRSHPVQIKEATRLLDQAMAFGQFPEVLACTDDEKKHQTLTRYKNTYFTRDLMQLSNIENLGGLLGILHNLVHSLGSHLEVSNFAREAGVSHPTAKKYLNALEQAQLTFQLQGYQYGPAKRHIKASKTYFADTGVIHGLGIPVTPGQLLESFVIAELEKRRKLGFIDTERFSYYKSVAGHEIDLVFEAGGVLYAVEVKATSRPDARDVRNLQEFSSPKGLEVRRFLIHTGEDYATLDSVNLVPVTALFRGQ, encoded by the coding sequence ATGTTTTCAAGATGGCTATCCTTCCCCGGCGACAGAAGTTGTCTTCTCGTCGGTCCGCGTCGTTCAGGAAAGACGACTCTGCTGCGGCAGCGATTCCCGGATTTTCGCTACGTGACACTGGACGACCTGGATATTCTGGACTGGGCCGAGAAGGATCCCAAGGGGCTTGTCCAGGATCTGGGACCAACCGGGATCATTGACGAGATTCAGCGCCATCCTCGGCTGACCGTGGCCGTAAAATACGCCATTGACCAGCATCAGGCCCTGATTCTGATGACCGGCTCCAGCACTTTGGGGCTCCTGGACGCCGCCGCGGATACCCTGGCAGGCCGCATCGACATTTTCTCTTTGCCCACGCTGTGCTGGGGTGAAGAGGTCGGCCCGCCAACCCACTCCATCTTCACGGACCGGTCGCATCCCGTACAAATCAAGGAAGCCACCCGACTCCTGGACCAAGCCATGGCCTTTGGCCAGTTTCCGGAAGTTCTTGCCTGCACGGATGATGAAAAGAAGCATCAAACACTCACACGCTACAAGAACACCTACTTCACAAGAGACCTGATGCAGCTGTCCAACATTGAGAACCTGGGGGGGCTTCTGGGCATTCTGCACAACCTGGTGCACAGCCTGGGATCGCACCTGGAAGTTTCCAATTTTGCGCGAGAGGCCGGCGTCAGCCACCCCACGGCGAAAAAATATCTGAATGCGCTGGAGCAGGCCCAGTTGACGTTCCAGTTGCAGGGATACCAGTACGGACCGGCCAAGCGACACATCAAGGCGTCCAAAACCTACTTCGCCGACACCGGCGTGATTCATGGTCTGGGAATCCCTGTCACGCCGGGTCAACTTTTGGAGAGCTTTGTCATCGCCGAGTTGGAAAAACGGCGCAAGCTGGGCTTTATCGATACCGAGCGTTTTTCCTATTACAAAAGCGTCGCCGGCCATGAAATCGACTTGGTCTTTGAGGCCGGGGGAGTGCTGTATGCTGTGGAGGTCAAGGCCACCAGCCGTCCCGACGCCCGGGACGTCAGAAACCTGCAAGAGTTTTCCTCGCCCAAGGGATTGGAAGTCCGACGCTTCCTGATTCATACAGGTGAAGACTACGCCACTCTGGACAGCGTAAATCTGGTTCCTGTCACCGCCCTGTTCAGAGGGCAATAG
- the rfaE2 gene encoding D-glycero-beta-D-manno-heptose 1-phosphate adenylyltransferase, translating into MTVTALVHPKIQSLQSFLPAFGHTPDVLVFTNGCFDLLHAGHVHLLRRARTYGDALIVGLNSDASIRRLKGPSRPITPLAQRAYVLAGLECVDGVIPFEEDTPLELIKTLRPQVLIKGGDWPKTRIVGAAEVESWGGNVFSLDLLPGYSTTAIVERILRTSSSQYPGCEQTSTV; encoded by the coding sequence ATGACCGTCACGGCCCTCGTTCACCCCAAGATTCAGTCCCTTCAGTCCTTCCTTCCCGCTTTTGGACACACTCCTGACGTACTTGTCTTCACCAACGGATGCTTCGATCTGCTCCACGCCGGACATGTCCACCTCCTTCGGCGGGCCCGCACCTATGGTGACGCGTTGATCGTCGGCCTGAATAGCGACGCATCCATCCGCAGACTCAAAGGTCCGTCACGCCCCATCACGCCACTCGCCCAACGAGCCTATGTCCTTGCCGGACTGGAATGCGTGGACGGCGTCATCCCCTTTGAGGAGGACACCCCTCTGGAACTGATCAAGACCCTGCGCCCCCAGGTGTTGATCAAGGGCGGGGATTGGCCCAAAACGCGCATTGTCGGAGCTGCCGAGGTTGAATCCTGGGGAGGAAACGTCTTCAGTCTGGACCTGTTACCGGGGTATTCGACCACCGCCATCGTGGAGCGGATTTTACGCACTTCCTCCTCCCAGTATCCAGGCTGCGAGCAAACCTCCACCGTGTAG
- a CDS encoding AtpZ/AtpI family protein — protein sequence MFFRSNSKYKDLMQPFSQAGLLGIHLVASTFVGALIGWYLDKWLDTQPKLFLLFLVFGIIAGFKNMYMETKKIQRQLEKQDAAARQNKPQD from the coding sequence ATGTTTTTTCGATCCAATTCCAAGTACAAAGACCTGATGCAGCCTTTCTCCCAGGCAGGTCTTTTGGGCATCCATCTCGTTGCCTCGACATTCGTAGGAGCGCTCATCGGATGGTACCTGGATAAATGGCTGGATACACAGCCCAAGCTTTTTCTGCTTTTTTTGGTTTTCGGGATCATTGCCGGCTTCAAGAATATGTATATGGAAACCAAAAAAATCCAGAGACAACTGGAAAAACAGGATGCGGCTGCCCGGCAGAATAAACCTCAAGATTGA
- the atpE gene encoding ATP synthase F0 subunit C, giving the protein MRKLFLIALNTVALMGLASVAFAADVDPGTISMIAIATALGMGIAAFGCGIGQGLGLKAACEGTARNPEASGKITVTLLLGMAFIESLAIYALVVNLILLFANPFVG; this is encoded by the coding sequence ATGCGTAAACTGTTTTTGATCGCCCTGAACACCGTTGCCCTGATGGGTCTGGCTTCCGTTGCCTTTGCCGCTGATGTCGATCCCGGCACCATCTCCATGATCGCCATCGCCACTGCCCTGGGCATGGGCATCGCCGCATTTGGTTGCGGCATTGGTCAGGGCCTCGGCCTGAAGGCTGCCTGCGAAGGCACCGCCCGCAACCCCGAAGCCAGCGGCAAGATCACCGTCACCCTGCTTTTGGGTATGGCCTTCATCGAATCCTTGGCTATTTACGCCCTGGTCGTGAACCTGATTCTGCTGTTTGCCAACCCCTTCGTCGGGTAA